In Halobacillus amylolyticus, the following proteins share a genomic window:
- a CDS encoding MMPL family transporter — protein MKVILRLKWLIAVAMIIVTTALFIFSPNLTEQAEEAGTLQLPKDTDSQRAAAILAEAGANDETISLVFALDEPANEDTKQTITSTVDQLKELEGPITNVVAPYENKETKGQLVSEDEKTILVPVTVDGTSEEINELADQINSDLIPENITAYVTGQAIINQDVNESSQEGLERTEIITVVLIFVLLLVVFRSIITPFIPLVAVGVTYLLSQSLVSFFIDWFGFPVSNYTQIFLVAVLFGIGTDYCILLLSRYKEELSQGHSTETAIINTYKTAGRTLVISGVAVFIGFLAIGFAEFTIFKSAVGVAVGIAVLMIVLYTLVPFFMAVLKEKLFWPSKKSASHKDSKLWTLLGRFSVYRPIWSLVIVAIITVPFLLTYNGQLSFNTVNEIGDGYDSVKGLNAIEEGFGKGESLPLNIIIKSDEELVTRDVIPYVEELSSEIVKNENVDSIRTITRPVGEIIDDLYADSQLKQVADGLKQSREGIEDTQSGLSEIQAGLENMSAQLPSGPSANTGGLGEAANALGQINDQLAVINQGLGQTGNIAQASQQLARVQQQLGQVQQSLAGASSSIQGQASQIGVMKDALTELAGGIDAAMEGLNQIESGLGDAEEIVRAMGESDSLRETGVFIPEGTLDSEDFMPAIDRYSFDNKQGIMLEVVLNNDPYSKEAIHTTEAIKETVKDQVEGTPLENMTVAYSGISSTNEDLSEISQADFTRTMVIMLVGLFIVLSVLFRSMIMPLYMIGSLLLTYYTSVSIAEKIFVNLLNYDGITWAVPFFGFVMLVALGVDYSIFLLDRFNEEAKIDVKEAMMISMAKMGTVVITAAIILAGTFGAMMPSGVLSLIQIATIVITGLLLYGLIILPLLIPAITVSFGNGVWWPFKQKKH, from the coding sequence ATGAAGGTTATATTAAGGTTAAAGTGGCTCATTGCTGTAGCCATGATTATAGTAACTACTGCTTTGTTCATTTTTTCACCTAATCTAACTGAACAAGCAGAAGAAGCAGGTACACTACAATTACCTAAAGATACCGATTCACAAAGAGCTGCAGCAATTTTAGCAGAAGCTGGTGCAAACGATGAAACGATTTCGCTTGTTTTTGCGCTAGATGAACCGGCAAATGAAGACACAAAGCAAACCATTACTTCCACTGTAGACCAGCTAAAGGAACTGGAAGGCCCGATTACAAATGTAGTTGCGCCTTATGAAAATAAAGAAACGAAGGGTCAACTCGTTTCAGAGGATGAGAAAACCATCTTGGTTCCTGTTACAGTTGATGGAACGAGTGAAGAAATAAATGAGCTTGCCGATCAAATTAATTCAGATCTAATACCGGAAAACATAACAGCTTATGTTACAGGTCAAGCCATCATCAACCAGGATGTAAACGAGAGTAGTCAAGAAGGCTTGGAACGAACTGAAATCATTACCGTTGTTCTTATTTTTGTCCTGCTGCTCGTTGTGTTCCGTTCGATCATCACGCCATTTATTCCACTTGTTGCTGTTGGGGTTACCTATTTATTAAGTCAGTCACTCGTATCCTTTTTCATCGACTGGTTCGGTTTCCCTGTTTCGAACTACACACAAATATTCCTGGTAGCTGTCTTGTTCGGAATCGGAACAGACTACTGTATTCTACTGCTAAGTCGGTATAAGGAAGAACTTTCTCAAGGTCATTCGACTGAAACAGCGATTATCAATACGTATAAAACGGCTGGACGCACATTGGTTATCAGTGGCGTTGCTGTTTTTATCGGTTTCCTGGCAATAGGATTTGCAGAATTTACGATCTTTAAATCAGCAGTGGGCGTAGCTGTTGGTATAGCCGTACTCATGATTGTGTTATACACACTTGTTCCATTTTTTATGGCTGTTTTGAAAGAAAAGTTATTTTGGCCATCCAAAAAGTCCGCCTCACATAAAGACAGTAAATTATGGACGTTGCTCGGCCGCTTCTCTGTCTATAGACCCATTTGGTCATTAGTTATTGTTGCCATCATTACGGTTCCATTTTTGCTCACTTATAATGGACAATTATCATTCAATACAGTTAATGAAATCGGTGATGGTTATGATTCTGTAAAAGGATTAAATGCAATAGAAGAAGGTTTTGGAAAAGGAGAATCTCTTCCACTAAACATCATTATTAAAAGTGATGAAGAACTCGTTACTAGAGATGTCATTCCTTATGTTGAAGAGTTGAGTTCGGAAATTGTGAAGAATGAAAATGTTGACTCGATTCGGACCATTACAAGGCCCGTAGGAGAAATTATCGATGATTTGTATGCCGACAGTCAATTAAAGCAAGTAGCAGATGGGCTAAAGCAATCACGTGAAGGCATTGAAGATACCCAATCCGGATTATCTGAAATTCAGGCAGGCCTAGAAAACATGTCCGCTCAGCTTCCTTCAGGGCCAAGCGCCAATACAGGCGGACTAGGTGAAGCTGCAAATGCTCTTGGGCAAATTAATGATCAGCTTGCTGTGATTAACCAAGGCCTCGGGCAGACAGGTAATATTGCTCAAGCTTCACAGCAATTAGCACGAGTTCAGCAGCAACTCGGGCAAGTCCAACAATCCCTGGCTGGAGCCTCTTCGAGTATCCAAGGGCAAGCTAGTCAAATTGGTGTGATGAAAGACGCACTGACAGAACTAGCTGGTGGAATCGATGCCGCAATGGAAGGGCTGAATCAAATTGAGTCGGGTCTAGGCGATGCAGAAGAAATTGTCAGAGCTATGGGAGAATCCGATTCTCTTCGTGAAACAGGTGTGTTTATTCCAGAGGGCACACTTGATAGTGAAGACTTCATGCCAGCCATTGACCGTTATTCTTTCGATAATAAACAGGGCATTATGCTTGAGGTTGTCTTAAACAACGATCCCTACTCAAAAGAAGCGATCCATACAACTGAAGCCATTAAAGAGACAGTAAAAGATCAAGTAGAAGGAACGCCTCTTGAAAATATGACCGTGGCCTATAGTGGCATTTCAAGTACAAACGAAGATCTATCAGAAATATCCCAAGCTGATTTTACTAGAACGATGGTTATTATGCTTGTCGGTTTATTCATCGTACTTTCCGTTCTATTCCGGTCGATGATTATGCCGCTCTATATGATTGGATCCTTATTGTTAACTTATTACACATCTGTTTCCATTGCAGAGAAAATATTCGTTAACCTATTAAACTATGATGGGATCACATGGGCAGTCCCTTTCTTCGGGTTTGTCATGCTCGTCGCATTAGGTGTCGACTATTCTATCTTCTTGCTCGACCGCTTCAATGAAGAGGCAAAAATAGATGTCAAAGAAGCCATGATGATTTCAATGGCAAAAATGGGTACGGTTGTTATTACAGCAGCAATTATACTCGCAGGTACATTTGGTGCCATGATGCCATCAGGCGTATTAAGCTTAATTCAAATTGCAACGATCGTTATTACAGGCCTGCTGCTATATGGATTAATTATCCTTCCATTGCTTATTCCAGCTATTACGGTTTCTTTTGGTAATGGTGTGTGGTGGCCGTTCAAACAGAAAAAACATTAG
- a CDS encoding MarR family winged helix-turn-helix transcriptional regulator: protein MNKRLDEAVDLFKDVMIYGTERIIKSIEHEIYDLYSPEQIHMLQILSKVEKVSPGRLAELQGVHKSAVSNRVKKLSQNGLVKVIDSKEDQRGKTISLTDKGRDVIHQSNELISHHIEDLLSDELKDSEIDEFIRIFNKVRTILKVEDEMK from the coding sequence GTGAACAAACGATTAGATGAGGCAGTAGATTTATTTAAAGATGTGATGATTTACGGTACAGAACGAATCATCAAATCGATTGAACATGAAATTTATGATCTTTATTCCCCTGAGCAAATTCATATGCTGCAAATTTTATCCAAAGTGGAAAAGGTTTCACCTGGAAGATTGGCAGAACTGCAAGGAGTCCATAAGAGTGCTGTTTCAAATAGGGTGAAGAAATTGAGCCAAAATGGTCTCGTAAAAGTCATTGATTCGAAGGAAGATCAGCGAGGTAAAACAATTTCGTTAACAGATAAAGGAAGAGATGTCATTCACCAATCGAATGAATTAATCTCACACCACATAGAAGATCTACTATCCGATGAACTTAAAGATTCCGAGATTGATGAGTTTATTCGCATATTCAATAAAGTGAGAACGATTTTGAAAGTTGAGGATGAGATGAAATGA
- a CDS encoding AbrB/MazE/SpoVT family DNA-binding domain-containing protein, whose product MKSTGVVRKVDELGRIVIPKELRRTLQVEEKTPLEIFVEDEKIILKKYKASKECAITGEISDDNREFANGLVLSPRGIELLKQDLEKVVN is encoded by the coding sequence ATGAAAAGTACAGGTGTAGTAAGAAAGGTAGACGAACTTGGAAGAATAGTCATACCGAAAGAACTTCGTCGTACGTTACAGGTGGAAGAGAAGACACCGCTTGAAATTTTTGTTGAAGATGAAAAAATTATTTTAAAGAAATATAAGGCGAGTAAAGAATGTGCTATTACTGGAGAAATCAGCGATGATAATCGTGAGTTTGCAAATGGGCTTGTTTTGAGCCCGAGAGGTATTGAACTGTTAAAACAAGATTTAGAAAAGGTTGTTAATTAA
- a CDS encoding glycoside hydrolase 64/thaumatin family protein, with translation MKKLGQITAALLMVVVLSFGGFVGSNFINTVEASSTGNIIGSTSLGSDWQSGRTGFQAGCAFSEWLGLFECHSSQVPWR, from the coding sequence ATGAAAAAATTAGGTCAAATTACAGCTGCTTTATTAATGGTAGTCGTGCTAAGCTTTGGAGGTTTTGTTGGATCTAACTTCATAAATACTGTGGAGGCTTCGTCAACCGGTAATATTATCGGATCAACCTCCTTAGGAAGCGATTGGCAATCTGGACGCACTGGATTCCAGGCAGGCTGTGCATTCTCAGAGTGGCTAGGCTTATTTGAATGCCACTCCTCACAGGTGCCTTGGAGATAG
- a CDS encoding LCP family glycopolymer transferase → MATRKARRKKKKKWLWISLAVVLLVAGGGAAYLYSVYHNVKTTVDDEIHKKVSGIDHKVTKKKMKAQEPINILLLGVDERENDKGRSDTMIVMTLDPANNRMQMVSIPRDTRTEIVGRGIDDKINHAYAFGGSDMSVNTVENFLDIRLDYYVRMNMDGLSQMVNTVGGITVNNDFAFSQGGYNFPKGQIELGGKEALAWVRMRYNDPQGDAGRNERQRQVIQGVIDKGSNINIVNNIGSVMDVLGENVATNMRFEDMRNLAMNYRDARKNIETYQMTGRGTRINDIYYLQVPESEVQKTHDMIKEYSS, encoded by the coding sequence ATGGCAACGAGGAAAGCTAGGCGTAAAAAGAAAAAAAAATGGCTATGGATATCCTTAGCAGTTGTCTTGCTTGTAGCAGGCGGTGGAGCTGCTTATTTATATTCCGTTTATCACAATGTGAAAACGACCGTTGATGATGAAATCCATAAGAAAGTTTCTGGAATTGACCATAAAGTGACGAAGAAGAAAATGAAAGCACAGGAACCTATCAATATTTTACTGCTTGGAGTAGATGAGCGTGAGAATGATAAAGGTCGCTCGGATACAATGATTGTCATGACGCTTGATCCTGCAAATAACCGTATGCAAATGGTCAGTATTCCAAGAGATACAAGAACAGAAATTGTTGGAAGAGGGATTGATGATAAGATCAACCACGCCTATGCATTTGGCGGCAGCGACATGTCTGTCAATACGGTAGAGAATTTTCTCGATATTCGTTTAGATTATTATGTTCGCATGAATATGGATGGGTTATCGCAAATGGTAAATACTGTTGGCGGGATTACAGTGAACAATGACTTTGCTTTTTCACAAGGAGGTTATAACTTTCCAAAAGGGCAGATTGAGCTTGGCGGAAAAGAAGCTCTTGCCTGGGTTCGTATGCGGTATAATGATCCTCAAGGAGATGCTGGGCGTAATGAACGTCAGCGTCAAGTTATCCAAGGTGTGATTGATAAGGGGTCAAACATTAATATTGTGAATAATATTGGTTCAGTGATGGATGTTCTTGGGGAAAATGTAGCAACGAATATGAGATTTGAAGATATGCGCAATTTAGCGATGAATTACCGTGATGCAAGAAAAAATATAGAAACCTATCAGATGACAGGAAGAGGCACGCGGATCAATGATATTTATTATCTTCAAGTACCAGAATCGGAAGTACAGAAAACACATGATATGATCAAAGAATATAGTTCTTAA
- a CDS encoding VOC family protein codes for MKKQANPYFTFNGYAREALDFYKRVFDGEVTDIQTFGEADFDTPPEADERIMHARFTKEGLFFMVSDTFPGGASEAGSMISLALELDSEDEINKIYNRLSESGTVHMELQDTFWGATFAKVKDCFGVTWDLNYQKS; via the coding sequence ATGAAAAAGCAAGCCAATCCATATTTCACCTTTAATGGATATGCAAGAGAGGCACTGGACTTTTACAAGCGTGTGTTTGATGGAGAAGTAACAGATATTCAGACTTTTGGGGAAGCTGATTTTGACACACCGCCGGAAGCAGATGAGAGAATTATGCATGCTCGTTTTACAAAAGAGGGCCTTTTCTTTATGGTTTCAGACACGTTCCCTGGAGGTGCCTCTGAGGCGGGCAGCATGATTTCTTTGGCGTTAGAGTTGGACAGTGAAGATGAAATTAACAAAATTTACAATCGTTTAAGTGAAAGTGGCACGGTGCATATGGAACTTCAGGACACATTCTGGGGAGCGACGTTTGCTAAGGTAAAAGACTGCTTTGGCGTGACTTGGGATTTAAACTATCAAAAATCATAA
- a CDS encoding NAD(P)-dependent oxidoreductase: protein MAELKSPTIGWIGTGVMGQSMAGRLLQAEYNVNVFTRTSAKAQELLELGAGWKNSVKSLAEESDVIITMVGYPSDVEEVYFGEDGLLQNAPEGTYIIDMTTSSPELAVKIDQEANKRSIHVLDAPVSGGDIGAKQGTLSIMVGGEESVFHDVRFLFDLLGSQNVLQGPAGSGQFTKMCNQIAIASNMMGVSESLVYAEAAGLDPNTVLESISGGAAGSWSLSNLTPRVIKGDLEPGFYVKHFIKDMKIAIESAEKMELDLPGLKLAKQLYDQISSDGYANSGTQALYKYYK, encoded by the coding sequence ATGGCAGAGTTGAAAAGTCCGACAATCGGCTGGATTGGTACAGGTGTAATGGGGCAAAGCATGGCAGGACGTTTACTACAAGCCGAATACAATGTAAATGTATTTACACGTACCTCTGCGAAAGCACAAGAACTGCTTGAACTAGGGGCAGGGTGGAAGAATAGTGTAAAGAGTCTAGCAGAAGAGTCTGATGTGATCATCACGATGGTCGGTTATCCATCCGATGTTGAAGAGGTTTATTTTGGCGAAGATGGACTTTTGCAAAATGCTCCAGAGGGTACATATATCATTGATATGACGACGTCTTCTCCGGAACTAGCAGTGAAAATAGATCAAGAAGCTAATAAACGTAGTATACACGTCTTGGATGCTCCAGTTTCTGGTGGTGATATTGGAGCAAAACAAGGAACACTTTCCATCATGGTTGGTGGTGAAGAATCAGTCTTTCATGACGTTCGCTTCCTGTTTGATCTGCTAGGAAGCCAGAATGTGCTACAGGGTCCAGCAGGTTCAGGACAATTTACAAAAATGTGTAACCAAATTGCGATTGCTTCTAATATGATGGGGGTTTCCGAGTCGTTAGTCTACGCTGAAGCGGCTGGACTTGATCCGAATACCGTCCTTGAGAGTATTAGTGGAGGTGCAGCTGGGAGCTGGTCATTGAGTAATCTAACTCCACGGGTAATTAAAGGGGATTTAGAACCAGGGTTTTATGTAAAACATTTTATTAAAGATATGAAAATTGCTATTGAGTCAGCGGAGAAAATGGAACTCGATCTTCCAGGCTTGAAACTAGCCAAGCAATTATACGATCAAATCTCCTCAGATGGATACGCCAACAGCGGTACCCAAGCCCTCTATAAATATTACAAATAA
- a CDS encoding YkvA family protein encodes MKKSEESKARKLFEKTKQRAGTLIQNPAKTKQIIEQAQEKSEERQGPLSKVWNELQLMFQMVRDWVKGDYQKAPKGSIVAIFGGVLYFVMPLDAIPDFIPVAGLIDDVYIINLVIKQVNSDLQTYKRWLAKEPNKKHQPLNN; translated from the coding sequence ATGAAAAAATCTGAAGAAAGCAAAGCACGAAAGCTCTTTGAGAAAACGAAGCAGCGGGCAGGAACACTCATTCAAAATCCTGCAAAAACGAAACAAATCATTGAACAGGCACAAGAAAAATCAGAGGAACGTCAAGGTCCGCTGTCGAAGGTGTGGAACGAGCTTCAGCTTATGTTTCAAATGGTACGAGACTGGGTCAAGGGCGATTATCAAAAAGCACCTAAAGGATCGATTGTTGCCATCTTTGGGGGAGTACTCTATTTCGTTATGCCGCTTGACGCGATCCCTGACTTCATTCCTGTAGCCGGGCTAATTGATGACGTCTACATTATTAATTTAGTCATTAAACAAGTCAACTCAGATCTGCAAACTTATAAACGCTGGCTCGCTAAAGAACCCAACAAAAAACACCAACCACTAAACAACTAA
- a CDS encoding YecA family protein encodes MEKIGRNDPCPCGSGKKYKKCHGKTNVIEFPSRKVEEELDRYLLQFQDYMYDNYPQLFPQNKAASQEEEVEHFIRLLYKGLFMPQADGQTVFQHFFKQKGKSIVRPATADALASWGNSNASIFHYLKEETSGLVHVEDVLNGGEYKVGRERIPLDNEDMKRVPYYIGIVMNWGTFHNFIPLALPNTQAGYDYYISKLETDFKAQSESATIGDFLHQTFLNQFPKWLYMETPDSSDLAWNGTPQQLGVLKLLDEHVDAEDQRYETYELLKNLWIKFCEEQAPIIRKPAVFAATLEYFLHEMPYLGGEQTVTQKEVAQKYGVSPNSISKRYQEIEEFFFELLQSKKYGDSNPQLQYYVKTSAHKDIERHTYELNKKVEQMNFSSTDEINDYMNHHRNDPFIPSNDKQRAQVKAFEAYETKDEEKKKRLVDEVLELDEGNVDGLALRAHFTSAIEEKVLFVLKAINSGYRRLGVEQPDTDVALWQIVEARPLLRAIEFLGELYEENGEMEQAIESYEDLIELNPNDNQGIRSRLIPLYFQEERYKDLQSLLDLFPDEISAEKLFAVSLLMIRLEMDADDITAQLKMAHSRNGFVYSLLTGKESMPERLPEQFTLGSFEEAVTYVHRNGHLWKPHLHHFETIL; translated from the coding sequence ATGGAAAAGATCGGTAGAAATGATCCATGTCCTTGTGGAAGTGGAAAGAAGTATAAGAAGTGCCACGGCAAGACAAATGTCATCGAATTCCCTTCGAGAAAGGTCGAAGAGGAACTAGATCGTTATCTTCTGCAATTTCAAGATTATATGTACGACAATTACCCCCAATTATTTCCCCAAAATAAGGCTGCATCTCAAGAAGAAGAGGTCGAGCATTTTATCCGACTCTTATATAAGGGATTATTTATGCCACAGGCTGATGGTCAAACCGTGTTTCAACACTTTTTTAAGCAAAAAGGGAAATCGATTGTCCGTCCGGCAACTGCAGATGCTTTGGCGTCATGGGGAAATTCAAATGCTAGTATCTTCCACTATTTAAAAGAGGAAACTAGCGGACTAGTGCATGTTGAGGATGTGCTAAATGGTGGCGAATACAAAGTGGGAAGAGAGAGAATTCCGCTTGATAATGAAGACATGAAGAGGGTTCCATATTATATTGGGATCGTAATGAATTGGGGTACATTTCATAATTTTATTCCTTTAGCGCTGCCGAACACGCAAGCGGGCTATGATTATTATATCTCGAAATTAGAAACGGATTTCAAAGCACAGTCAGAATCTGCCACGATCGGTGACTTTTTACATCAGACCTTTTTAAACCAGTTTCCTAAATGGCTCTATATGGAAACTCCAGACTCATCGGATTTGGCTTGGAATGGAACTCCACAGCAGCTTGGAGTATTAAAACTTCTTGACGAACACGTAGACGCTGAAGATCAACGGTATGAAACGTATGAACTGCTGAAAAACCTGTGGATAAAGTTTTGTGAGGAACAAGCACCGATTATTAGAAAACCAGCTGTGTTTGCAGCGACGCTGGAATATTTTCTTCATGAAATGCCTTATTTAGGCGGGGAACAAACGGTTACGCAAAAAGAAGTAGCCCAAAAATATGGGGTTAGTCCAAATAGCATTTCTAAACGTTATCAAGAAATAGAGGAATTCTTTTTTGAACTCTTGCAGAGCAAAAAGTATGGTGATAGTAACCCTCAATTGCAATACTATGTGAAAACGAGTGCGCACAAGGACATCGAAAGGCATACGTACGAATTGAATAAAAAGGTGGAGCAGATGAATTTTAGTTCAACCGATGAGATTAATGATTATATGAACCATCATAGGAACGACCCTTTTATCCCTTCTAATGATAAACAGCGTGCGCAAGTAAAGGCGTTTGAAGCTTATGAAACGAAGGATGAGGAAAAAAAGAAAAGGTTAGTCGATGAAGTTTTGGAATTGGATGAAGGGAATGTGGACGGTCTCGCTCTACGGGCCCATTTTACGAGTGCAATAGAGGAAAAGGTGCTTTTTGTCTTAAAGGCTATCAATTCGGGGTATCGCCGTTTGGGTGTTGAACAGCCTGATACAGATGTCGCTCTTTGGCAAATCGTGGAGGCACGTCCCCTGTTAAGGGCTATAGAGTTTTTGGGAGAATTATATGAGGAAAATGGAGAGATGGAACAGGCGATCGAATCCTATGAGGATCTCATTGAACTGAATCCAAATGATAATCAAGGTATTCGTTCTCGATTAATTCCACTTTATTTTCAAGAAGAAAGATATAAGGATCTCCAGTCATTACTTGATCTGTTCCCCGATGAAATTTCAGCGGAAAAGCTGTTTGCGGTTTCGTTGTTAATGATTCGGTTAGAAATGGATGCCGACGATATCACGGCACAATTAAAAATGGCTCATTCCAGAAATGGGTTCGTATATTCACTGCTCACTGGCAAGGAATCGATGCCAGAAAGGCTTCCTGAGCAGTTTACACTTGGTTCATTTGAGGAAGCTGTCACCTATGTTCACCGTAACGGTCACCTATGGAAGCCACACCTCCATCACTTTGAGACAATTTTGTAA
- the fdhA gene encoding formaldehyde dehydrogenase, glutathione-independent, producing MATNNRAVAYSGNGDVVVKDIDFPELVLRDGPGVNPANVGRKCEHGVILKVVSTNICGSDQHMVRGRTTAPEGLVLGHEITGEVIETGRDVEFVNKGDLVSVPFNIACGRCVNCIEGKTHICLNVNPDRPGSAYGYVDMGGWVGGQAEYVMVPYADFQVLKFPDKDQAMDKMLDLTMLSDIFPTGFHGVYSAGVKIGSTVYIAGAGPVGLAAAHSAQLLGASVVIVGDLIEERLEQARSFGCETINISKHDNISEQIEQILGVPEVDAAVDCVGFEAHGHSHEEAPAVVLNSIMGATKAGGGLGIPGLYVTEDPGASDEDARQGALKLNFGLGWAKAQTFVTGQTPVMQYHRGLMQSILSGKADIAKAVNATVIGLEDAPKGYSEFDSGVPKKFVLDPHGLLKS from the coding sequence ATGGCAACAAATAACCGCGCAGTTGCATATAGCGGTAATGGTGATGTAGTTGTTAAGGACATTGATTTTCCAGAACTTGTACTAAGAGATGGACCAGGTGTAAATCCGGCAAACGTTGGCCGTAAATGCGAACATGGTGTGATTTTGAAAGTCGTTTCTACTAACATTTGTGGAAGTGACCAGCACATGGTTCGCGGGCGCACAACAGCACCGGAAGGGTTGGTCCTTGGCCATGAGATTACCGGTGAAGTGATTGAAACGGGAAGAGATGTTGAATTCGTAAACAAAGGCGATCTCGTTTCTGTTCCATTTAATATCGCCTGTGGACGGTGTGTAAACTGTATTGAAGGAAAAACACACATTTGCTTAAACGTAAACCCTGACCGCCCTGGTTCTGCTTACGGATATGTCGATATGGGCGGATGGGTAGGTGGACAAGCCGAATACGTCATGGTCCCATACGCTGATTTCCAGGTGCTTAAGTTTCCTGACAAAGATCAAGCGATGGATAAAATGCTCGACTTAACAATGCTTTCTGATATCTTTCCTACTGGATTTCACGGCGTTTATTCAGCAGGTGTCAAAATAGGTTCAACCGTATATATCGCAGGGGCTGGTCCGGTTGGGTTAGCAGCAGCACACTCTGCCCAGCTCCTTGGTGCATCCGTTGTCATTGTTGGTGATTTAATTGAAGAAAGACTTGAGCAGGCACGCAGCTTTGGTTGTGAAACCATTAATATAAGCAAGCATGATAATATTTCCGAACAAATTGAACAAATATTAGGTGTTCCCGAAGTAGATGCGGCCGTTGATTGTGTTGGCTTTGAAGCACACGGTCACAGTCATGAGGAAGCACCTGCTGTTGTATTAAACTCCATTATGGGGGCGACAAAGGCAGGCGGCGGACTCGGGATTCCCGGTCTTTATGTCACGGAAGATCCAGGTGCCTCTGATGAAGACGCCCGCCAAGGTGCATTGAAACTAAATTTTGGTTTAGGCTGGGCAAAAGCTCAAACCTTCGTCACCGGGCAAACTCCAGTCATGCAATATCATCGCGGACTGATGCAATCCATTTTGAGTGGTAAGGCTGATATTGCTAAAGCCGTAAACGCAACAGTAATCGGACTTGAAGATGCACCAAAAGGCTACAGCGAATTTGACAGTGGTGTTCCTAAGAAGTTTGTGCTCGACCCTCACGGATTACTCAAAAGCTAA
- a CDS encoding EamA family transporter: MSRKKGIIFVLLGAASFGFTPVFVKLGFRQGYSLGEINIIQMLIAFVVLWGMALVVRAKVTGLRRKTVLKIMTTGTFVGLTSIFYYGAIQHLTASLAIILLFQFVWIGIFFEWVFNKRKPTLVTISSMIVTLIGVFFASNILSNGVIELPALGLMFGMLSAFTYAGFIFFSGQVAVDVTPWIRSPMMVTGSLILVIITFMKDIPSLPLGDLDLWVVGGGVAFFGAVIPPLFFAFGSPGLSDGLANVLSAIELPVALISANLILSESITVLQWLGVIFIIVAIFLNNMRGATKSTQLEKRS; encoded by the coding sequence ATGAGTAGGAAAAAAGGGATTATTTTTGTGCTGTTAGGTGCGGCAAGTTTCGGGTTCACTCCTGTTTTCGTGAAACTAGGCTTCAGACAGGGTTATTCTTTAGGAGAAATTAATATCATCCAAATGCTTATCGCATTTGTTGTGCTTTGGGGGATGGCTTTAGTCGTACGTGCAAAGGTAACTGGATTGCGTCGAAAAACGGTGCTGAAGATTATGACTACGGGCACCTTTGTGGGGTTAACAAGTATTTTTTATTATGGAGCGATTCAGCATCTGACAGCTTCCTTAGCGATTATTTTATTATTCCAGTTTGTATGGATAGGGATTTTTTTTGAATGGGTATTTAACAAAAGAAAGCCGACATTAGTTACGATTTCTTCAATGATTGTTACACTGATCGGTGTATTTTTTGCTTCGAATATTTTAAGTAATGGAGTGATTGAACTTCCGGCCCTCGGTCTTATGTTTGGTATGTTATCTGCTTTTACGTATGCTGGATTTATTTTCTTCAGTGGTCAAGTGGCTGTAGATGTTACGCCATGGATTCGCAGCCCAATGATGGTAACAGGATCTTTAATCTTAGTCATCATTACATTTATGAAGGATATTCCTTCGCTGCCACTTGGAGATCTAGACTTGTGGGTCGTGGGAGGGGGAGTGGCTTTCTTTGGAGCCGTTATCCCACCGCTGTTCTTTGCTTTTGGTTCACCTGGATTATCAGACGGATTGGCTAATGTACTTAGTGCGATTGAATTACCTGTCGCACTTATATCAGCCAACCTTATCCTTTCAGAGTCGATTACAGTTTTGCAATGGCTTGGGGTTATTTTCATCATTGTCGCTATCTTCCTTAACAACATGCGAGGAGCTACTAAATCAACTCAACTGGAGAAACGCAGCTAG
- a CDS encoding GlsB/YeaQ/YmgE family stress response membrane protein, which translates to MGLIVYLIVGGILGWSAKFIIGENMPGGIIGKIIAGIGGAWIGGELLGTFGPSVAGIAIIPALIGAIIFIFILSLIMRSTRK; encoded by the coding sequence ATGGGTTTAATAGTATATTTGATTGTTGGAGGCATATTAGGTTGGTCAGCCAAATTCATCATAGGTGAAAATATGCCAGGTGGAATTATTGGCAAAATTATCGCTGGAATTGGCGGCGCCTGGATTGGCGGAGAACTACTTGGTACTTTTGGTCCTAGTGTAGCTGGAATAGCCATTATTCCTGCGTTAATAGGAGCCATCATTTTTATTTTTATTCTGAGTTTAATCATGCGCAGCACTAGAAAATGA